The genomic segment TGCCCGAGGCCCTGCACCCGCTGGAGGTGGCCGCCTTCTGGGCGCTCGCCGCGCTCGCCGTCGCCGCGGGCGTCGTCGTCTTCCGCTGGGACTCCATGGCCCGCGTGACGTACGCGCTCGCGACGTCGTTCGTGGCGGTCGGGCTCATGCTCGTCGTCGTCGACCTGCACTACGTCGGCGTCGTCGTGGTCCTCATGATGGTGATGGAGATGGCCGTCATGGCCGTCTTCATGATCATGTTCATGGGCATGAACCCGGCCCTCATGCCGATGGACATGACGCACCGGAAGCGGCCCGCCGCCGTCGCCGCGGTCGCGACGTTCGTCGTCCTGGCCGGTGGCGCGCTCCTCGTGCCGTGGGAGCAGGTGGCCGCCCGCGGCCCCGGTGCGGGCAGCGCCCGGGAGCTCGGTGAGGCCGTCATGGGCGACAAGATGCTCGTGATGATGACGGTGAGCCCCCTGCTGTTCGCCACGCTCGTCGCCGCCGTCGTCCTCGCCTCGCACCGGACGCGCTACGACCGTCTCGGCGACGACCTGCGCCGCCGGCCCGCGGCGGACCCGCAGCCGGGTGGGGTGGGCCGGTGAGCCTCGAGGCCGTCCTCGTCGTCGCGGCTGCCCTCCTGAGCGTGGGGCTGTACGGTGCGCTCACCCAGCAGGTCGTCGTCATGGTGATGATGGGCCTGGAGCTCATGCTCAACGGGGTCGTCCTCGCCGCGGCGGCGTTCTGGTGGTTCCTCGCGCCCGACCCGTCGGGGCAGGTCCTGCTGCTCGTCGTCATCGCCGCGATGACGGTCGAGATGGCGATGGGCTTCGCCGTCGCGACCGCGCTGCACCGCGCCTCGGGCGCCGACATGGTCGACATGGCGACGGAGCTGTCGGGGTGAGCGCGCTCGGTCCCGCGCTGCTGTGGGCGCTCGTGCTCGCGCCCGCCGCGGTGGGCGGCGGACTCGCCGTCGGGGGTCGGCGGGCCGACCGGGTCGCTGCACCCGTCTCCGCCGGGACGGCGCTGGTCGTCCTCGGGTGCGCGTGCGCTGTCGCCGTCGAGCGGCCGCAGGTCGGCGCGCCGTTCGTCGTCGCCGACCTCGCCCTCGCCGTCGACGGCCTCGGCGCGCTCGTCGTGCCCGCCGTCGCGCTCGTCACGCTCCTCGTCGTCGGGTGGACCGTCGCCGGGGGCCGGGACGAGGAACGGGTCGCCGCCGCCCCCGGCCGCGTCCACGGGTTCCTGCTCCTCTTCTCCGCCGCCGTGCTCCTCACCGCGACCGCGACGACGCTGCCCGCGCTCCTGCTCGGCTGGGAGGTGATGGGCGCGATGTCGTACGCGCTCATCGGCGCCCCGTGGCGCGAGCACGAGCCCGTCGACGCGGGCCTCACCGCGTTCCTCACCACCCGGGCCGCCGACCTCGGGCTGTACGCCGCGGTCGCGGCCGCGGTCGCCGGTGGCGCGGGCCTCGCGCTCGCCGACCTGCCCGCGGCGGGCGGTCCGTGGCTGCACGTGGCCGCCGCGGGGGTCCTCGTCGCGGCGCTCGGCAAGGCCGCCCAGCTGCCGTTCTCGTTCTGGCTGTCGCGGGCCATGGAGGGCCCGAGCCCCGTCAGCGCGCTCCTGCACTCCGCCGCGATGGTCGCCATGGGGGCCTACCTGCTCCTGCGCACCGCCGACCTGCTCGCAGTGAGCGGCTGGGCGGCACCAGCGGCCGCGTGGGTGGGCGCGCTGACCGCGCTCGTCCTGGGTGTCGTCGCGGTGCTCCAGAGCGACCTCAAGCAGGCGCTCGCCGCCTCGACCGCCTCGCAGCTCGGGTTCGTCGTGCTCGCGGCGGGCTCGGTCGGCGCCGCGGGGGCGGGCGCCGTCACGGGCGGCGCCGTCCACCTCGTCGCGCACGCCTCGACAAAGGCCGCGCTGTTCCTCGCCGCGGGGGTGTGGCTGCAGGTCCTCGGCACCCGGGCGCTCGCGTCGCTCCGCGGTGCCGCACGGCGCACGCCCGCGGTCGGCGCGGCCGCGGTCGTCGCCGCGCTCGCGCTCGCGGGCGTCGCGCCGCTCAGCCTGTGGGCGACGAAGGACGTCGTCCTCGCGGCCGCGGGCGAGGTGTCGCCGTGGCTGGAGGTCGTCGGCCTCGCCGCGGCCGTCGCGGCCGCCGCCTACGCGGGACGCATCGCCGTCACGGTCCTCGTCCGCGAGCCGTCGGGGGCGGGGGAGCGGCGCGGCACCGGCCGGGTGCGCGTGCCGGCCGGCCAGTCGGTCGCCGTCGGCGTGCTCGCGGCCGGGTCCGTCGTGCTCGGGGTCCTGGCCGTTACCGCCGTCCTCGAGCCGCTGTCGCGGGCCGTCGCCGGGGCGGCGCCACCGGAGCCCGCGACCGTGCAGCTCGTGCTCACGGCCGGGCTCGCCGTCCTCGTCGTGGCGGTGCTCGTCCCCCTCGTGCGCCGCGACGCGGTGCCCTCGCCCGCGTGGGCCACGTCGTGGCTCGGGCTCGGCGACCTCGCGCACCGCGGTGTGGTCCGGCCCGTGCTCGCCCTGGCCCAGGGGTGCGCCCGGGTCGACGACCGTGTCCTCGACCGGGGCGTCACCGCCCTCGCGCTCGCGGTGACCGGCGGGGCCGGCCGGGCCGCCCGCGCCGACGACCGCGTCGTCGACGGTGCCGTGGAGGCGGCGGCGACCGGTGCCACCGGTGCCGCGGGCTGGTCGTCCGGCGTCGACCTCGGGGTCGTCGACCGGGCGGTCGAGCGTGTCGGTGAGGACGCCCGGCGGCTCGGCCGGGCGGCGCTGCGGCCGCAGGGCGGACGGGTCGACTCCTACTACGTCCAGCTCGTCGTCGCGCTCGCCGTCCTCCTCGCCCTGTCCGTCCTCGCCCTGGTGGTGGTGTGAGGTGCTGAGCCTCGTCGTGTTCCTGCCGGTCCTCGCCGGTGCCGTCCTCGCGCTCGCGCGGGGCCTGCCCGACCGGGCCGCGCGCTGGGCCTGGGTCGCGGTGAGCGCCGTCGAGACCCTCCTCGTCCTCGGGCTGTGGGTCGCCTACGACGACCCGGGCCGCGGCGCGCTGGCGTTCGAGGAGCAGGTCCGGTGGATCCCGTCGCTCGGCAGCAGCTACCACGTGGGCCTGGACGGGCTGAGCCTCCCGCTCGTGCTGCTCACGTGCGTGGTGTTCCTCGCGTGCGCCGTCCACGCCCTCGCCGAGCAGCAGCGCCCGCGAGCGCAGGCGGCGCTCTTCCTGTTCCTTCAGACCACGTGCCTCGGCGTCTTCGCCGCGGCCGACCTCCTCGTCTTCTTCGTGTTCTTCGACCTGTCGATCGTCGGGATGTACTTCGTCGTCGCCGGCTGGGGCCACCACGACGCCGCCCGGTCGGCGCTGAAGTTCTTCCTCTACACCTTCCTCGGCAGCCTCGCGCTGCTGCTCGGCTTCATCGGCCTGCACCTCGGCTCCGGCGGCGACGGGCGGGCGCGGACCTTCGACATGCTGGCCCTGGCGGCCGACCCGCCGTTCACCGACCGGCCCGTCGCGGGCGTCCTCGTCGCGGTCGCCGTCCTCGTCGGGCTCGCCGTCAAGGTGCCGACGGTCCCGTTCCACACCTGGCTGCCGCCCGCGCACACCGACGCCCCGGCCGTCGGCTCCGCCGTGCTCGCGGGGGTCCTGCTCAAGCTCGGCACGTACGGCCTCGTCCGCATCAGCCTGCCGATGCTGCCGCAGGCGTGGCAGGCGATCGCGTGGGTGGTCGTCGTGGTCGGTGTCGTGTCGGTGCTGTGGGGTGCGCTCGTCGCTCTCGCCCAGACCGACGTCAAGCGGATGGTCGCGTACACGTCGGTCAACCACATGGGCTACGTCGTGCTCGGCCTGGGCGTGGCCGGCGTGGCGGTCGGCGACGCTGGGCTGCGGGAGGCGCGGGAGCTCGCGGTCGCCGGCGCCGTCACACAGATGGTGAGCCACGGCCTCGTCACCGCGGCGCTGTTCCTCCTGCTCGACCTGCTGTGGCAGCGGCGCGAGGAGTACTCCCTCGACGCGTGGGGCGGCCTGGTCCGCGTCGCGCCCGTCTTCTCGGGGCTGCTCGCGGTCGGCGCGTTCGCCTCGCTCGGGCTGCCGGGTCTCAGCGGGTTCGTCGCCGAGCTGCAGGTGTTCGCGGGCAGCATCCCGCTCGCCCCCGTCACCGCGGTCGCCCTCCTCGGCATCCTCCTCACCGCGGCGCTGTACCTGCGCGCGCTGCAGCGCCTCGTCGTGGGTCCGGTCCGGGGCCGCTCGAGCGGCATGGTCGACCTCGACCGGCACGCGGCCGTCGCCGTCGCGGGGCTGCTCGCGCTGTCGCTGCTCGTGGGGCTGCTGCCGTGGGTGCTGCTCGACGTCGTCGCGCCCGCGGCCTCGGACGTCGTCACGGCGCTCACGGCCGGCTGAGCCGTGGGTGGCAGCGACGGCATGGCCGGCATGCACGCGGCGAGCACCCTGCTCGTGCTGCCCGAGCTCGCCGTGCTCGTCGGCGCGGTGGTGACGCTGCTGCTCGGCTCGTTCCTGCCCCGGCAGCGGCAGTGGGTCTCGCGTCTGCTCGCCGTCACCGCGCTGCTCGCCGCCACCGTGCTCGCGCTCGTGGGCGCCACCCGGGACGCGACGACCGCCTTCGACGGCACCTTCGCCGTCGACACCGCGACCGCGGTCGTCCGGGTGGTGGTGTGCGCGGGGACCCTGCTCGTCGTCGGCCTCGGGGTCGACGAGCTGGGCGGCAGCCCCCGCGAGTCCGACACGTACGCGCTGCTGCTGCTCGGCACCCTCGGCGCGCTCGTCGTCGCCTCGGCCGACGACCTGCTCGTGCTCGCCGTCGGGTTCCTGCTCTCGAGCATCCCGCTGTACGCCCTGGTGGGCCTGCCCGGCACCGCGCGCTCCGCGGAGGCGGCGCTCAAGACCTACCTGCTCGGTGCCCTGCTCGGCATCGTCATGCTGCTCGGCGTCACCGTGCTCTTCGCCGTCACCGGGGGCACGACGTACGCGGAGCTGGCCGCCGCGCTGCCCGGGGCCCCGCCCGGCGCCGTCGGCTTCGGCCTCGTCGCCGTGCTCGCCGGGCTCATGTTCAAGGCCGGCGGCGTGCCGGGGCACTTCTGGGTGCCCGACGCGGCGCAGGGTGCGTCGGTCACCGTGGCCGCGTACCTCACGACGGTGCCGAAGGTGGGCGCCCTGCTCGCCACCTACCGGCTCGTGGAGGCGGCGAGCGACGGGGGCGCGGCCGCGGGCACGTCCCGGCTCGTGCTCGTGACGGTCGGGGTGCTCGCGGTGGCGTCGATGACGCTGGGCAACCTCGCCGCCTTCACCCAGACCGACCCCCGCCGCCTGCTCGGCTGGTCGACCGTCAGCCAGGTCGGCTACGTCCTGCTGCCCGTCGCGGTCGTCGACGGCACGCTCGCCCTGCCGAGCCTGCTGCTCTACCTCGCCGGCTACACCGTCACCAACCTCGCGGCCTTCGCGGTCGTCGCCGCCCACCCCGGCCGCGGGGCGCTGGAGGAGTGGCGCGGCCTCGCCCGCGCGCACCCGTGGACCGCGGGCGCGCTCGTCGTCGCGCTGCTCGGTCTCGTCGGGACCCCGCCGACGGCGGTCTTCGCCGGCAAGCTCGCGACCTTCGCCGCCGCGTGGGACGGCGGGGCGGCGTGGCTGGCCGTCGT from the Aquipuribacter sp. SD81 genome contains:
- a CDS encoding NADH-quinone oxidoreductase subunit J; this translates as MPEALHPLEVAAFWALAALAVAAGVVVFRWDSMARVTYALATSFVAVGLMLVVVDLHYVGVVVVLMMVMEMAVMAVFMIMFMGMNPALMPMDMTHRKRPAAVAAVATFVVLAGGALLVPWEQVAARGPGAGSARELGEAVMGDKMLVMMTVSPLLFATLVAAVVLASHRTRYDRLGDDLRRRPAADPQPGGVGR
- a CDS encoding NADH-quinone oxidoreductase subunit N is translated as MGGSDGMAGMHAASTLLVLPELAVLVGAVVTLLLGSFLPRQRQWVSRLLAVTALLAATVLALVGATRDATTAFDGTFAVDTATAVVRVVVCAGTLLVVGLGVDELGGSPRESDTYALLLLGTLGALVVASADDLLVLAVGFLLSSIPLYALVGLPGTARSAEAALKTYLLGALLGIVMLLGVTVLFAVTGGTTYAELAAALPGAPPGAVGFGLVAVLAGLMFKAGGVPGHFWVPDAAQGASVTVAAYLTTVPKVGALLATYRLVEAASDGGAAAGTSRLVLVTVGVLAVASMTLGNLAAFTQTDPRRLLGWSTVSQVGYVLLPVAVVDGTLALPSLLLYLAGYTVTNLAAFAVVAAHPGRGALEEWRGLARAHPWTAGALVVALLGLVGTPPTAVFAGKLATFAAAWDGGAAWLAVVAAVNTVASLFYYLRWVAPVFRAGPLRTDAGVAEPRPWAGAAALAGAVGVLAVGLLAGVVVGAGSAGVVR
- a CDS encoding complex I subunit 4 family protein: MLSLVVFLPVLAGAVLALARGLPDRAARWAWVAVSAVETLLVLGLWVAYDDPGRGALAFEEQVRWIPSLGSSYHVGLDGLSLPLVLLTCVVFLACAVHALAEQQRPRAQAALFLFLQTTCLGVFAAADLLVFFVFFDLSIVGMYFVVAGWGHHDAARSALKFFLYTFLGSLALLLGFIGLHLGSGGDGRARTFDMLALAADPPFTDRPVAGVLVAVAVLVGLAVKVPTVPFHTWLPPAHTDAPAVGSAVLAGVLLKLGTYGLVRISLPMLPQAWQAIAWVVVVVGVVSVLWGALVALAQTDVKRMVAYTSVNHMGYVVLGLGVAGVAVGDAGLREARELAVAGAVTQMVSHGLVTAALFLLLDLLWQRREEYSLDAWGGLVRVAPVFSGLLAVGAFASLGLPGLSGFVAELQVFAGSIPLAPVTAVALLGILLTAALYLRALQRLVVGPVRGRSSGMVDLDRHAAVAVAGLLALSLLVGLLPWVLLDVVAPAASDVVTALTAG
- a CDS encoding NADH-quinone oxidoreductase subunit NuoK is translated as MSLEAVLVVAAALLSVGLYGALTQQVVVMVMMGLELMLNGVVLAAAAFWWFLAPDPSGQVLLLVVIAAMTVEMAMGFAVATALHRASGADMVDMATELSG
- a CDS encoding proton-conducting transporter transmembrane domain-containing protein produces the protein MSALGPALLWALVLAPAAVGGGLAVGGRRADRVAAPVSAGTALVVLGCACAVAVERPQVGAPFVVADLALAVDGLGALVVPAVALVTLLVVGWTVAGGRDEERVAAAPGRVHGFLLLFSAAVLLTATATTLPALLLGWEVMGAMSYALIGAPWREHEPVDAGLTAFLTTRAADLGLYAAVAAAVAGGAGLALADLPAAGGPWLHVAAAGVLVAALGKAAQLPFSFWLSRAMEGPSPVSALLHSAAMVAMGAYLLLRTADLLAVSGWAAPAAAWVGALTALVLGVVAVLQSDLKQALAASTASQLGFVVLAAGSVGAAGAGAVTGGAVHLVAHASTKAALFLAAGVWLQVLGTRALASLRGAARRTPAVGAAAVVAALALAGVAPLSLWATKDVVLAAAGEVSPWLEVVGLAAAVAAAAYAGRIAVTVLVREPSGAGERRGTGRVRVPAGQSVAVGVLAAGSVVLGVLAVTAVLEPLSRAVAGAAPPEPATVQLVLTAGLAVLVVAVLVPLVRRDAVPSPAWATSWLGLGDLAHRGVVRPVLALAQGCARVDDRVLDRGVTALALAVTGGAGRAARADDRVVDGAVEAAATGATGAAGWSSGVDLGVVDRAVERVGEDARRLGRAALRPQGGRVDSYYVQLVVALAVLLALSVLALVVV